Below is a genomic region from Spartinivicinus marinus.
CCGGCTTTTTCGAATAAATCCCTTGAGGAGGCCAAGGCACAGCAAATAATAGTTTTAATCCATCCTTCGCTAAGCTTTTTTCAACGGCAGGTCGCGAGCTATCCCATAGTTTTTTGGCAGACTCAAAATCAGTGGCTAAAAACGGAATATTATCCAGTTTAAACACTTCGTCGTGATTACCCAACATTGCCATAAACAACTCACCAATGGGGACTTGGCCAGTGCGAATGGCTCGGTGAATTTCACCATGTTTAAACAGAGATGCCCCTGAGTGCACTTTAATGTTCAGCTCACCTTTACTGAGCGTTTTTACCTCTTCTGCAAACATCCGCACATTTTTTGTGTGGTGAATACCATCGGCGTAAGGGGTGGGCATATCCCATTTTGTTGCAGCTAATGCACTGGAAGAGCCTATCAGTAGTGAGGCAGTAGTCATTAATGTCGTAGAAGCAGAGGCTGCAAATTTCACAAGCTTTTTCATGGGGTTAACTCCAATTGGCTTATTTATTAGAGGTGTCCTAAGTCTTTGGTTCGCTAGCTCGATGGCATCAGCACCTTTTAGTTAATTGATCAGTAGTTTGTTGATCAGCTAAGCATCGTTTTCGCTTTTGTAAGTATTTTCTCTAGCCCAGTTAGTGGATTTCTCTTATTCGACTGGTAGGTCCTACGGTATGACAAGTGCAATTATAAGTCAATACACATACAAAACACTTGTAAAATGTATTCGAAGTATTTACTTTATTAATAGACAGTAACTTCCCAACAATAAGAATTTGCACTGTTACGTCATCAGCCTGAACGCATACAGCTAACGGCTGGCTTGACTGTAGCAGGTATCAGTAAAAGGCATAAGCAGTAGTTATAAGCGGTAGTTATCAATAGTAGCCTTGATACTATTCATTTGCTTATTGAAGCTTAGGTCTAGGAAGCTGGGGTCTAGATAGTGTTGATGATCGGTTTTGAACAAGCGCTTTGATCAAGTCTGGAGTGAAGAGGGTGTAATAATGAAACTAAATTGCGACATGGGAGAAAGCTTTGGTAGCTGGCAGAAAGGCATGGATGCTGAGGTAATGCCCTATATTGACATGGCGAACATTGCCTGTGGTTTTCATGCTTCTGATCCAATGACCATGGACCTAACTGTCGCAATGGCTAAGGAATATGATGTGGTGATCGGGGCACACCCTGGCTATCCCGACTTGCTGGGCTTTGGTCGCCGAACCATGCAGTGTTCACCCCAAGAACTCAAAACCTTACTGATTTATCAAATTGCAGCATTAGATGGTATTTGTCGTACCCATAGCACCCGGCTTAGCTATGTGAAGCCTCATGGCGCGCTCTACAACCAAATGATGAAAGATAGCGAAGTGCTGGCCACGGTGATGGCAGCGATACATGCCTATGACCGAGAGTTGGCTTTGGTGGTTTTAGCCAATGGTAACCGAGATAAAACCCAGCATTTAGCGGATCAACAAGGTATTGCTTTGTTGTTTGAGGCATTTGCGGATCGTGCTTATGACTCTAACGGCTATTTGGCTAAGCGAGATCAACCTGGTGCTGTGTTCAATGATATCGAACAAATCGAACAGCAAGTGTTGGGGATTATTCATGAAGGGAAAGTCTCAACATTAGACGGTGGTGAAATCCCCTTAAATGCGGATACGATTTGTGTTCATGGGGATAATGCCCAGGCAGTGGCTGCCGTGCGTCATATTCGCCAGACATTAGCCGTATCACTAATACCCCCCCTTACATTACAAGCACAGCAATAAGGGGCTGTTATGAAAATTCAGCCTTTAACTGAAGATTCTTTAATTGTGTATGTGGGTGATGAAATTGAACGGGAAGTAGCACAACAAGTGAGTGTTGCCACCCAGTTAATTCGTCAAAATCTTGGTGATAGGGTGATTGATATTATTCCATCTTATAATTCAATTCACCTGACGTATAATCTTTGCAAAACCAATTTTTTTGAATTTCACGCCTTATTGCGGCAATTATTGGCAAACGTTGAGCAGCATTCAGTTTTGGTTGAATCTAGCAAAATCATTGAAATTCCTGTTTATTATGGGCCTGAAGTGGCTTTAGATATGCCCATTATTGAGCAGCACACCCATCGCAGTGCTGAAGAAGTTATTGATATTCATTGCAGTGAGCTTTACACGGTTTATGCTATTGGTTTTAGCCCAGGTTTTGCGTACCTGGGAAATACTGACAAACAGATTGCTATTCCAAGAAAAACTACCCCAAGAACCCGAGTGCCTGCCGGCAGTTTGGGTATTGCTGACACTCAAACGGCAATTTACCCCAGTGAGTCACCCGGCGGCTGGCAAATTTTAGGGCGTACGCCACTGAATCTGGTGGATTTTCAACAAGATTCGCTCACCCCAGTCAATATGGGGGACCTGGTAAAATTTGTGGCCATTGATAAGCAAGCATTTTTGAGCTTGGGAGGAACATTGTAATGGGGGGAGAGACAAGTGGCATTTAAGGTCATCAACCCAGGCTTGATCAGTGTAATTCAGGATTTTGGTCGCTATGGCTATCAGCATATAGGAGTAACCACCGGTGGCCCGATGGATGAGCATGCTTTTTTATGGGCGAATCGACTACTGGATAATGCCTTTGATGCCGCACAACTGGAAATTACCATTGGCATGTTGCAGCTTGAGGTTCAGCAACCAACGGTTATTGCAATGACGGGGGCTGACCTGGGGGCAACTATTAATGGTTTAGCGGTAAGGCCCTGGCAAAGTTATCCGGTTAATCAAGGTGATCAGATTGCATTTAATCGACCAAAAACCGGCTTAAGAGCTTATCTAGCGGTGAAGGGGGGATTACAAATTACCCAACAATTGGGTAGTGCGGCGACGGTTGTCCGTGAAAGAATAGGCGGCTTGCAGGCCAATGGTAAAAAGTTAGCGACAGGTGATGTCTTACCTTACCCCATTATGTCGCCATCTGTCGTTCAACCATTTGTCAGTAAGCGAGTGCCTGAGCAATTTATTCCCGACTATTCCGCACCACTGATTTTGGGGGTTATTTTAGGCTATCAATGCAATAGTTTTGCCCAAGCTGAAATTCAAAAGTTTTTCAGTAATAAATACGAAATTACCCAGGATATTGATCGAATGGGCTATCGCCTGACGGGAGAACCAGTCAATAGCTTGCTAGAGGGTATTATTTCTGAAGGGATTTCTTATGGCGCGATTCAAATCCCTAAAGATGGCCAGCCGATTGTATTATTGAGAGATCGGCAAACCATTGGTGGTTACCCCAAAATTGGCTGTGTCACGACGTTGGATGCAGCACGATTATCCCAACGAGGCCCAGGAACCAAGATTCGATTTGCCATTAAAGATATTCACCAAGCTGAAGCAGAACGGATGATTTATAATCGG
It encodes:
- a CDS encoding 5-oxoprolinase subunit PxpA; this translates as MKLNCDMGESFGSWQKGMDAEVMPYIDMANIACGFHASDPMTMDLTVAMAKEYDVVIGAHPGYPDLLGFGRRTMQCSPQELKTLLIYQIAALDGICRTHSTRLSYVKPHGALYNQMMKDSEVLATVMAAIHAYDRELALVVLANGNRDKTQHLADQQGIALLFEAFADRAYDSNGYLAKRDQPGAVFNDIEQIEQQVLGIIHEGKVSTLDGGEIPLNADTICVHGDNAQAVAAVRHIRQTLAVSLIPPLTLQAQQ
- the pxpB gene encoding 5-oxoprolinase subunit PxpB, which gives rise to MKIQPLTEDSLIVYVGDEIEREVAQQVSVATQLIRQNLGDRVIDIIPSYNSIHLTYNLCKTNFFEFHALLRQLLANVEQHSVLVESSKIIEIPVYYGPEVALDMPIIEQHTHRSAEEVIDIHCSELYTVYAIGFSPGFAYLGNTDKQIAIPRKTTPRTRVPAGSLGIADTQTAIYPSESPGGWQILGRTPLNLVDFQQDSLTPVNMGDLVKFVAIDKQAFLSLGGTL
- a CDS encoding biotin-dependent carboxyltransferase family protein — its product is MAFKVINPGLISVIQDFGRYGYQHIGVTTGGPMDEHAFLWANRLLDNAFDAAQLEITIGMLQLEVQQPTVIAMTGADLGATINGLAVRPWQSYPVNQGDQIAFNRPKTGLRAYLAVKGGLQITQQLGSAATVVRERIGGLQANGKKLATGDVLPYPIMSPSVVQPFVSKRVPEQFIPDYSAPLILGVILGYQCNSFAQAEIQKFFSNKYEITQDIDRMGYRLTGEPVNSLLEGIISEGISYGAIQIPKDGQPIVLLRDRQTIGGYPKIGCVTTLDAARLSQRGPGTKIRFAIKDIHQAEAERMIYNRFFGIQSKR